A genomic stretch from Longimicrobium sp. includes:
- a CDS encoding type III pantothenate kinase, with protein sequence MDLVFDVGNTETVIGWFQDTELRGHWRVSTDSRRTADEYGMILVQLLTACGVGHNSVRAATIGSVVPAMTVVLRGACERYLNVAAVAVDARTPLPITLDVDEPMTVGADRIVNTLAALRMYATDTVVVDLGTATTFDCITRDGVFIGGVISPGVKTSSASLTERTAKLPRVDLVPPQRVIGRRTETCIQSGVFYGAVDAIDGTVHRIREEWGSDELLVVATGGLAELIGPHCRTVQKIEPYLTLYGLEFAREHLAGADVGGR encoded by the coding sequence ATGGATCTCGTATTCGACGTCGGCAACACGGAAACCGTCATCGGCTGGTTCCAGGACACGGAGTTGCGCGGCCACTGGCGCGTAAGCACCGACAGCCGCCGCACCGCCGACGAGTACGGGATGATCCTCGTCCAGTTGCTCACCGCGTGCGGCGTGGGACACAACTCCGTGCGCGCGGCGACGATCGGCTCCGTGGTCCCCGCGATGACCGTCGTTCTGCGGGGCGCGTGCGAGCGCTACCTGAACGTTGCCGCCGTAGCCGTGGATGCGCGCACCCCGCTGCCCATCACGCTGGACGTCGATGAGCCGATGACGGTGGGCGCCGACCGCATTGTCAACACGCTTGCAGCGCTGCGGATGTACGCGACCGATACCGTGGTCGTGGACCTGGGCACGGCGACCACGTTCGACTGCATCACCCGCGACGGCGTGTTCATCGGCGGGGTGATCTCGCCCGGCGTAAAGACCTCGTCCGCGAGCCTGACGGAGCGCACCGCCAAGCTGCCGCGCGTGGACCTCGTTCCCCCGCAGCGGGTGATCGGCCGGCGCACGGAGACGTGCATCCAGAGCGGCGTGTTCTACGGCGCCGTCGACGCCATCGACGGAACCGTGCACCGCATCCGCGAGGAATGGGGAAGCGACGAGCTACTCGTCGTCGCGACGGGCGGCCTGGCGGAACTGATCGGGCCGCACTGCCGTACGGTGCAGAAGATCGAGCCGTACCTGACGCTCTACGGGCTGGAGTTCGCCCGCGAGCACCTGGCGGGGGCGGACGTCGGCGGACGATAG
- a CDS encoding biotin--[acetyl-CoA-carboxylase] ligase codes for MTDRPAERWEGRSAAELAARWSLPAVHLFESITSTNDAARALADSGAPHGTLVLAEEQTAGRGRSGRAWLSPPGLGIWMSMVARPAELPAPGLLPILVGLAAAKAVDAYVQPATAQIKWPNDLQLAGRKFAGILCEGAWEGDGPGAVIVGMGLNVSHAPDDFPAEVRETATSLRIAAGWQPSRPEVAGAVAFAVMRALARPPAQLRGGLLDALGRRDALQGRHVRVTGAQPMSGIALGISPSGALLVRDTDGVLRTITSGTVRLAPADATP; via the coding sequence GTGACCGACCGCCCGGCCGAGCGCTGGGAGGGACGGTCGGCCGCGGAGCTGGCCGCCCGCTGGTCGCTCCCTGCGGTCCACCTGTTCGAGAGCATTACGTCCACGAACGACGCCGCTCGCGCGCTGGCGGATTCTGGCGCGCCGCATGGGACGCTGGTGCTCGCGGAAGAGCAGACGGCGGGGCGGGGCAGAAGCGGCCGCGCGTGGTTGTCGCCGCCGGGACTGGGGATCTGGATGTCGATGGTGGCGCGTCCCGCGGAGCTGCCGGCGCCCGGCCTGCTCCCCATCCTGGTGGGTCTGGCGGCCGCGAAGGCGGTCGACGCGTACGTGCAGCCCGCGACAGCGCAGATCAAGTGGCCCAACGACCTTCAGCTCGCCGGCCGCAAGTTCGCCGGCATCCTCTGCGAGGGCGCGTGGGAAGGCGACGGCCCGGGCGCGGTGATCGTTGGCATGGGGCTGAACGTGTCGCACGCGCCCGACGACTTTCCCGCAGAGGTACGCGAGACCGCCACGTCACTGCGCATCGCCGCGGGATGGCAGCCATCGCGCCCGGAGGTGGCGGGTGCCGTAGCGTTCGCGGTGATGCGCGCCCTGGCCCGCCCGCCGGCGCAGCTACGGGGCGGGCTGCTCGACGCCTTGGGCCGCCGCGACGCGCTGCAGGGCCGCCACGTCCGCGTGACCGGCGCGCAACCGATGTCGGGAATCGCGCTGGGCATCTCCCCGAGCGGCGCCCTGCTGGTGCGCGACACGGACGGCGTGCTGCGCACCATCACCTCCGGCACGGTCCGCCTGGCCCCGGCCGACGCCACCCCGTGA
- the miaA gene encoding tRNA (adenosine(37)-N6)-dimethylallyltransferase MiaA: MSADALAIVGPTSSGKTALSIDVARRLDAEIISMDSRAVFQGMDIGTAKPTVEERGGIPHWGIDIASPAERFSAAKWAAYAREKIQEIRGRGRVPMLVGGTGFFLRALTHPIFQEPALDPAARARITTLMERMSDAELLRWLEPHDPASAERLRHWGGRQRLMRALEVPLLTGRSLSWWHEHSPPDEAPVPVLPFVLQVPRERLHAGIDRRIGQMVEAGLLDEVRALIERYGENAPGLNAHGYAELVPYFRGERTLDEALALVGANTKAYTKRQMTWFRTKLPEGAVWLDATQPRAELVEEILAVWNARGST, from the coding sequence ATGAGCGCCGATGCCCTTGCCATCGTCGGCCCGACGTCGTCCGGGAAGACCGCGCTCTCCATCGACGTCGCGCGGCGGCTGGATGCGGAGATCATTTCCATGGACTCGCGGGCCGTGTTCCAGGGGATGGATATCGGCACGGCGAAGCCCACAGTGGAGGAGCGGGGCGGCATTCCGCACTGGGGCATCGACATCGCCAGCCCGGCGGAGCGGTTCAGCGCGGCCAAGTGGGCCGCGTATGCGCGCGAGAAAATCCAGGAGATCCGCGGCCGCGGGCGCGTGCCCATGCTCGTGGGCGGCACCGGGTTCTTTCTGCGCGCCCTCACGCATCCCATCTTTCAGGAGCCGGCGCTGGACCCGGCCGCCCGCGCCCGTATCACCACGCTGATGGAGCGGATGAGCGACGCCGAGCTGCTGCGCTGGCTGGAGCCGCACGATCCCGCGTCCGCCGAGCGCCTGCGGCACTGGGGCGGGCGCCAGCGGCTGATGCGCGCGCTGGAGGTGCCGCTGCTCACGGGACGATCGCTGTCGTGGTGGCACGAGCACTCGCCGCCGGACGAGGCGCCCGTTCCCGTGCTGCCGTTCGTGCTGCAGGTGCCGCGCGAACGGCTTCATGCGGGGATCGACCGGCGCATCGGCCAGATGGTGGAGGCGGGGCTGCTGGACGAGGTGCGCGCGCTGATCGAGCGCTACGGCGAGAACGCGCCGGGGCTGAACGCCCACGGCTACGCCGAGCTGGTCCCGTATTTCCGTGGCGAGCGCACGCTGGACGAGGCGCTGGCCCTGGTGGGCGCGAACACCAAGGCGTACACCAAGCGCCAGATGACCTGGTTCCGCACCAAGCTCCCCGAGGGCGCCGTCTGGCTGGACGCCACGCAGCCGCGCGCGGAGCTGGTCGAGGAGATACTCGCGGTGTGGAACGCGCGCGGCAGTACCTAG
- the hisD gene encoding histidinol dehydrogenase → MAAAASTDDPGLRDAVAGILRDVRARGDEALLEYTARFDGFQAPDAPGLRIGVDQLEEAARSIDPDLLNSLRAAAENIRRFHEKQREHGFLEIEPDGSILGQRVAPLRRVGIYVPGGRAAYPSSVLMNAIPAAVAGVDEIAMASPTPGGEITPVVLAAAHVAGVTEVLRIGGAQAVGALAFGTDSIGRVDKIVGPGNKWVAEAKRQVFGVVNIDMVAGPSEILVIADDTADAVHVAADLIGQAEHDPDAIAWLVTTSAALAERVPAELGRLLERNPRRDVARAALEANGAIVIVDTLEDAAAVADLRAPEHLELLVAEPMVLAGRIRNAGAIFLGAHSPEPMGDYFAGPNHVLPTGGSARFASPLGVYDFVKRTSLIGLSAARLRRDAPHVIRLAESEGLFGHAEAVRVRECGSA, encoded by the coding sequence ATGGCGGCCGCCGCGTCTACGGACGATCCCGGGCTGCGCGATGCGGTCGCCGGCATCCTGCGCGACGTTCGGGCGCGCGGCGACGAGGCGCTGCTGGAGTACACGGCGCGCTTCGACGGCTTCCAGGCGCCGGACGCGCCGGGGCTCCGTATCGGCGTAGACCAGCTGGAGGAGGCCGCGCGCTCCATCGACCCCGACCTGCTGAACTCGCTGCGCGCCGCCGCCGAGAACATCCGCCGCTTCCACGAGAAGCAGCGCGAGCACGGGTTCCTGGAGATCGAGCCCGACGGCAGCATCCTGGGCCAGCGCGTGGCCCCGCTGCGGCGCGTGGGAATCTACGTTCCCGGCGGGCGCGCGGCGTATCCATCCTCCGTGCTGATGAACGCCATTCCCGCCGCCGTCGCGGGGGTGGACGAGATCGCGATGGCGTCGCCCACGCCCGGCGGCGAGATCACCCCCGTGGTGCTGGCCGCGGCGCACGTGGCGGGGGTCACCGAGGTGCTGCGGATCGGCGGGGCGCAGGCGGTGGGCGCGCTGGCGTTCGGAACGGATTCCATCGGCCGCGTGGACAAGATTGTGGGGCCGGGGAACAAGTGGGTGGCCGAGGCCAAGCGCCAGGTGTTCGGCGTGGTGAACATCGACATGGTGGCGGGCCCCTCCGAGATCCTGGTGATCGCCGACGATACGGCCGATGCGGTGCACGTGGCGGCGGACCTGATCGGCCAGGCGGAGCACGATCCCGACGCCATCGCCTGGCTGGTGACGACCTCCGCGGCGCTGGCGGAGCGCGTGCCGGCGGAGCTGGGGCGGCTGCTGGAGCGCAACCCGCGCCGCGACGTGGCCCGCGCCGCGCTGGAAGCCAACGGCGCCATCGTCATCGTGGACACGCTGGAGGACGCCGCCGCCGTGGCCGACCTGCGCGCGCCGGAGCACCTGGAGCTGCTGGTGGCCGAGCCGATGGTGCTGGCGGGGCGCATCCGGAACGCGGGCGCCATCTTCCTGGGCGCCCACAGCCCCGAACCGATGGGCGACTACTTCGCGGGCCCCAACCACGTTCTGCCGACGGGCGGCTCGGCGCGCTTCGCCAGCCCGCTGGGCGTGTACGACTTCGTGAAGCGCACCAGCCTGATCGGCCTTTCCGCCGCGCGCCTGCGCCGCGACGCTCCGCACGTCATCCGCCTGGCTGAGAGCGAGGGGCTGTTCGGGCACGCGGAAGCCGTGAGAGTGCGTGAGTGCGGAAGTGCGTGA
- the hisZ gene encoding ATP phosphoribosyltransferase regulatory subunit gives MPNTRLAQVPPGSQDLLAADVRRRRHVQRVWFELAEAAGYHEVIPPTFEYEEVFTAAGTKLASELIRFVDRDGRLVALRADFTSALARMASTRLRDAETPLRLSYAGKVYRQRPEGGGHARETFQLGAELIGSAGPDADVEVLRLVIGQLRQLGVSEFQINLGDIRFVTPLMAGLSADEAESLRTAIDRKDRAALADGARRYGAPAAVARALVELPELIGRGDVLLRARSLASGPEAETAIERLRAIDGMLTEDERAHVVYDLGEIRGLGYYTGMQFEVFVAGAGRALAFGGRYDDLLARYGSDRPAVGFAMETDALAELLPEAP, from the coding sequence ATGCCCAATACCCGACTAGCCCAGGTTCCCCCCGGATCGCAGGACCTCCTGGCCGCCGACGTGCGCCGCCGGAGGCACGTCCAGCGCGTGTGGTTTGAGCTCGCCGAGGCGGCGGGGTACCACGAGGTGATCCCGCCGACCTTCGAGTACGAGGAGGTGTTCACCGCGGCCGGCACCAAGCTGGCCAGCGAACTCATCCGCTTCGTGGACCGCGACGGGCGGCTCGTCGCCCTCCGCGCCGACTTCACCTCGGCGCTGGCGCGGATGGCCTCCACGCGGCTTCGCGATGCGGAAACGCCGCTGCGGCTGTCGTACGCCGGCAAGGTGTATCGCCAGCGGCCGGAGGGCGGGGGGCACGCGCGCGAGACCTTTCAACTGGGCGCCGAGCTGATCGGCAGCGCGGGGCCGGATGCGGACGTCGAGGTGCTGCGGCTGGTGATCGGGCAGCTGCGCCAGCTGGGGGTGAGCGAGTTCCAGATCAACCTGGGCGACATCCGCTTCGTCACGCCGCTGATGGCGGGACTGAGCGCGGACGAGGCCGAGTCGCTGCGCACGGCCATCGACCGCAAGGACCGCGCGGCCCTGGCCGACGGCGCCCGCCGCTACGGCGCACCCGCCGCGGTCGCCCGGGCATTGGTGGAGCTGCCGGAATTGATCGGTCGCGGAGACGTGCTGCTGCGGGCGCGGTCGCTGGCCTCCGGCCCCGAAGCAGAGACGGCCATCGAGCGGCTGCGGGCCATCGACGGCATGCTGACGGAGGACGAACGGGCGCACGTGGTGTACGACTTGGGCGAGATCCGCGGGCTGGGATACTACACGGGGATGCAGTTCGAGGTGTTCGTGGCGGGCGCCGGGCGCGCGCTGGCCTTCGGCGGGCGGTACGACGACCTGCTGGCGCGCTACGGCTCCGACCGGCCTGCGGTGGGCTTCGCGATGGAGACCGACGCGCTGGCCGAGCTGCTTCCGGAGGCCCCGTGA
- the bshA gene encoding N-acetyl-alpha-D-glucosaminyl L-malate synthase BshA, with protein MKIGITCYPTYGGSGAVATELGIELAQRGHEIHFISYAQPFRLPHFVERVYFHEVETARYPLFEHHNYSLALAAAMHDTVVRNDLDLLHVHYAIPHATSAWIAKEMLGHDHPLKIVTTLHGTDITLVGQERSWFDITRFSIQKSDGITAVSNYLKDETVKHFAVPGDDIEVIYNFIDPKLYDRASHPCHKDTLARPGEMLVLHVSNFRPVKRVRDVVRIFERLNRKVPSRLVLVGDGPDRPMAMDEAEALGIKNRVRFLGKQDSVAELMACADLLLLPSESESFGLVALEAMASGVPVVASRAGGVPEVVEDQVTGCLGEIGDVEGMADAAVGLLSDHATWVRTSIAAKRIAAERFAADVIVPQYERYYERVIAGSPAAEPELAATGDD; from the coding sequence ATGAAGATCGGCATCACCTGCTATCCCACGTACGGCGGCTCCGGCGCCGTCGCGACGGAACTGGGGATCGAGCTGGCGCAGCGCGGCCACGAGATCCACTTCATCTCGTACGCGCAGCCGTTTCGCCTGCCGCACTTCGTGGAGCGCGTCTACTTTCACGAGGTAGAGACGGCGCGCTACCCGCTATTCGAGCACCACAACTATTCGCTCGCCCTGGCCGCGGCCATGCACGACACCGTCGTGCGCAACGACCTGGACCTGCTTCACGTGCACTACGCCATCCCGCACGCCACCTCGGCGTGGATCGCCAAGGAGATGCTGGGGCACGACCATCCGCTGAAGATCGTCACCACGCTGCACGGCACCGACATCACGCTGGTGGGGCAGGAGCGCTCCTGGTTCGACATCACTCGCTTCTCCATCCAGAAGTCCGACGGCATCACCGCCGTTTCCAACTATCTCAAGGACGAGACGGTCAAGCACTTCGCCGTGCCGGGAGACGACATCGAGGTCATCTACAACTTCATCGATCCCAAGCTGTACGACCGCGCGTCGCACCCCTGCCACAAGGACACGCTCGCCCGGCCGGGGGAGATGCTGGTGCTTCACGTCTCCAACTTCCGCCCGGTGAAGCGGGTGCGCGACGTGGTACGGATCTTCGAGCGGCTGAACCGGAAGGTGCCGTCGCGCCTCGTGCTCGTCGGCGACGGGCCGGACCGCCCGATGGCCATGGACGAGGCCGAGGCGCTCGGCATCAAGAACCGCGTCCGCTTCCTGGGCAAGCAGGACTCCGTGGCCGAGCTAATGGCCTGCGCCGACCTGCTGCTGCTGCCGTCGGAATCGGAGTCGTTCGGCCTGGTGGCGCTGGAGGCGATGGCCAGCGGCGTGCCCGTGGTCGCCAGCCGGGCCGGCGGCGTTCCCGAAGTGGTGGAAGACCAGGTGACCGGGTGCCTGGGCGAGATCGGGGACGTGGAGGGGATGGCCGACGCGGCCGTGGGCCTGCTCTCGGACCATGCCACGTGGGTGCGCACCAGCATCGCCGCCAAGCGCATCGCTGCCGAGCGATTCGCGGCGGACGTGATCGTGCCCCAATATGAGAGATATTACGAGCGTGTGATCGCCGGATCGCCGGCCGCCGAGCCGGAACTAGCCGCCACGGGAGACGACTGA
- a CDS encoding putative toxin-antitoxin system toxin component, PIN family: MRIFPDTNVLISAFSTRGLCAELYEEILARHELVCGEVVLDELRRILSTKLKVPNAQVDEVLRALRRNPVYPKPTETSSYQIRDPDDGWVLATAISSRADILVTGDRDLLAVREDVHELRILPPRELWETLRARS, encoded by the coding sequence GTGAGGATCTTTCCGGACACGAACGTTCTCATCAGCGCGTTTAGCACGCGCGGCCTTTGTGCGGAACTCTACGAAGAGATCCTCGCGAGGCACGAACTCGTGTGCGGAGAAGTGGTGCTCGATGAACTCCGGAGGATCCTCTCTACGAAGCTCAAGGTGCCGAATGCCCAGGTAGACGAGGTCCTTCGTGCCTTGCGACGGAATCCTGTCTATCCCAAACCGACAGAGACGTCCTCCTACCAGATCCGCGATCCAGACGATGGCTGGGTCCTCGCCACCGCAATCAGCAGCAGAGCGGACATCCTGGTTACCGGCGATCGGGACCTACTCGCCGTTCGGGAAGACGTCCATGAACTACGCATCCTGCCGCCACGCGAACTCTGGGAAACTCTACGCGCGCGAAGCTGA
- a CDS encoding aldo/keto reductase: MQTRKIGSLDVSAVGLGCNNFGMRIDAVQTERVVGAALDSGINFFDTAEVYARGQSEEFLGRALGLRRSEAIVATKFGHPGSGPESGGRPASVRKALEGSLRRLGTDYIDLYQMHRPDPNVPIAETLGVLDELVKAGKVREIGSSNFSADQIQKAAEVLPEGAARFVSVQNEYSLLKRQPESGVLAECERRGVAFIPYFPLANGLLTGKYRKGQPVPQGTRLASMPPHNPLLTSENLDLVERLIAFSESRGHTLLELAFSWLLSRPTVASVIAGATRPEQVHANAAAANWTLSDADLRELDTILPRPL; encoded by the coding sequence ATGCAGACTCGAAAGATTGGATCGCTGGATGTTTCGGCGGTGGGGCTGGGGTGCAACAACTTCGGGATGCGCATCGACGCGGTGCAGACCGAGCGCGTGGTCGGGGCCGCGCTGGACTCGGGGATCAACTTCTTCGACACCGCGGAGGTGTACGCCAGGGGGCAGAGCGAGGAATTCCTGGGCCGGGCGCTGGGGCTGCGGCGGTCAGAGGCGATCGTCGCCACCAAGTTCGGCCACCCGGGATCAGGACCCGAGAGCGGCGGTCGGCCGGCATCCGTGCGGAAGGCGCTGGAGGGCAGCTTGCGGCGCCTGGGGACGGACTACATCGACCTGTACCAGATGCACAGGCCCGATCCCAACGTGCCCATCGCCGAAACCCTGGGCGTGCTCGACGAGCTGGTGAAGGCGGGGAAGGTGCGCGAGATCGGCAGCTCCAACTTCTCCGCCGACCAGATCCAAAAGGCGGCGGAGGTTCTTCCGGAGGGAGCCGCGCGCTTCGTGAGCGTGCAGAACGAGTACAGCCTCCTCAAGCGCCAACCCGAGTCGGGCGTGCTGGCCGAGTGCGAGCGCCGAGGCGTGGCGTTCATCCCGTACTTCCCTCTCGCGAACGGGCTGCTGACGGGCAAGTACCGCAAGGGCCAGCCGGTGCCACAGGGCACGCGGCTCGCCAGCATGCCGCCGCACAACCCCCTGCTCACGAGCGAGAACCTGGACCTCGTCGAGCGCCTGATCGCGTTCTCCGAGTCCCGCGGCCACACGCTGCTGGAGCTGGCGTTCTCATGGCTCCTGTCGCGTCCGACCGTGGCATCCGTCATCGCCGGCGCCACCCGCCCCGAGCAGGTGCACGCCAACGCCGCGGCCGCGAACTGGACCCTCAGCGACGCCGACCTGCGCGAACTCGATACGATTCTTCCCCGTCCCCTGTAA
- the hisG gene encoding ATP phosphoribosyltransferase: protein MSARPLRIALPKGRMMDEALLVFERIGAIIDPAARDSRRLILPSADGRFEFLPVKSGDVPVYVETGVADAGIVGQDVLDEGEPDVLRPLDLGFGGCMLAVAAPEGAPYPYLPGETMPRVATKYVESARRFFATKGMQVELIRISGSVELAPLLGLAHWIVDLVQTGRTLQENGLVVVEPIARSTARLIVNRASHKLRLEDHQRLIAGLAGALESA from the coding sequence GTGAGCGCGCGCCCGTTGCGCATCGCCCTGCCGAAGGGGCGGATGATGGACGAGGCGCTCCTGGTCTTCGAGCGCATCGGCGCCATCATCGACCCGGCTGCCCGCGACTCGCGCCGGCTGATCCTGCCCTCGGCGGATGGACGCTTCGAGTTCCTTCCCGTGAAGAGCGGCGACGTCCCGGTCTACGTGGAGACGGGTGTGGCCGACGCGGGAATCGTGGGGCAGGACGTGCTGGACGAGGGCGAGCCCGACGTGCTGCGGCCGCTGGACCTGGGGTTCGGCGGATGCATGCTGGCCGTCGCGGCGCCGGAGGGCGCGCCGTATCCGTACCTGCCGGGCGAGACGATGCCGCGCGTGGCCACCAAGTACGTGGAGAGCGCGCGCAGGTTCTTCGCCACCAAGGGGATGCAGGTGGAGCTGATCCGCATCTCCGGCTCCGTGGAGCTGGCGCCGCTGCTGGGGCTGGCGCACTGGATCGTGGACCTGGTGCAGACCGGCCGCACCCTGCAGGAGAACGGGCTCGTGGTGGTGGAGCCGATCGCCCGCTCCACGGCGCGGCTGATCGTGAACCGCGCCAGCCACAAGCTTCGGCTGGAAGATCACCAGCGCCTGATCGCCGGGCTGGCGGGCGCCTTGGAGAGTGCGTGA
- a CDS encoding DUF6941 family protein, whose product MKVLYSVIAENATLRHDGRMDVHGIFHELYAPGFPAQQDRLTLVTTIEWNPDERGAIDFSVNLLDPARSPVLTINAQTEVADEYAIHRPARTQMAIPIDNLVFPGPGTYEFELTVGEVKQGLLQLYLVQDAHAH is encoded by the coding sequence GTGAAAGTCCTCTACTCCGTAATCGCCGAGAACGCCACGCTCCGCCACGACGGGCGCATGGACGTGCACGGCATTTTCCACGAGCTGTACGCGCCGGGCTTTCCCGCGCAGCAGGACCGGCTGACGCTGGTGACCACCATCGAGTGGAACCCCGACGAGCGCGGCGCCATCGACTTCAGCGTCAACCTGCTGGACCCGGCGCGCAGCCCCGTGCTCACCATCAACGCGCAGACCGAGGTGGCGGACGAGTACGCCATCCACCGCCCGGCGCGCACGCAGATGGCCATCCCTATCGACAACCTCGTCTTCCCGGGCCCCGGCACGTACGAGTTCGAGCTGACGGTCGGCGAGGTGAAGCAGGGGCTGCTGCAGCTGTACCTGGTCCAGGACGCGCACGCGCACTGA
- the nadC gene encoding carboxylating nicotinate-nucleotide diphosphorylase, whose amino-acid sequence MLRRDALLLIDAALAEDVGPGDFTTLWTVPEDRQAEAVVVAKASGVFGGCYAATETFRRVDPHLEIEAAFAEGTAIEPGDVTMTIRGSARSILTAERTALNFLQRLSGIATVTRQYVRAVEGTGARVIDTRKTTPGMRWLEKAAVAAGGGTNHRFGLHDMVMIKDNHIAAAGGITAAVEAVRSQNDLGLAVEVETGTLDEVREALAAGADRIMFDNMTPEMMREAVEIVRAHGEGGPETEASGGITLETIRAYAETGVDYISIGALTHSAPSLDLSLRLTAL is encoded by the coding sequence ATGCTTCGACGCGACGCCCTTCTGCTGATCGACGCCGCCCTGGCCGAGGACGTGGGCCCGGGCGACTTCACCACCCTGTGGACCGTTCCCGAAGACCGCCAGGCCGAGGCCGTCGTCGTCGCCAAGGCGTCGGGCGTGTTCGGCGGATGCTACGCGGCCACGGAAACCTTCCGGCGCGTGGACCCGCACCTGGAGATCGAGGCCGCCTTCGCCGAGGGCACGGCGATCGAGCCCGGCGACGTGACGATGACCATCCGCGGCTCCGCCCGGTCCATCCTCACGGCCGAGCGGACGGCGCTCAACTTCCTCCAGCGCCTCTCGGGCATCGCCACCGTCACCCGCCAGTACGTGCGCGCGGTGGAGGGCACGGGCGCGCGGGTGATCGACACGCGCAAGACCACTCCGGGGATGCGCTGGCTGGAAAAGGCGGCGGTGGCCGCGGGCGGCGGCACCAACCACCGTTTCGGCCTGCACGACATGGTGATGATCAAGGACAACCACATCGCGGCGGCGGGCGGCATCACCGCGGCGGTGGAGGCGGTCCGCAGCCAGAACGACCTGGGGCTGGCGGTGGAGGTGGAGACGGGCACGCTGGACGAGGTGCGCGAGGCGCTGGCGGCGGGCGCGGACCGCATCATGTTCGACAACATGACGCCGGAGATGATGCGCGAGGCAGTGGAGATCGTCCGCGCCCACGGCGAGGGCGGGCCGGAGACGGAGGCGTCCGGCGGCATCACGCTGGAAACCATCCGCGCCTACGCCGAAACGGGGGTGGACTACATTTCCATCGGCGCGCTGACGCACTCCGCGCCGTCGCTGGACCTGTCGCTGCGGCTCACCGCGTTGTGA